The following coding sequences lie in one Glycine max cultivar Williams 82 chromosome 19, Glycine_max_v4.0, whole genome shotgun sequence genomic window:
- the LOC100819995 gene encoding calcium/calmodulin-regulated receptor-like kinase 2, with amino-acid sequence MVRQADLVIIGVSVGLTLGILISCLIFFGIRWYKKRAHIRRSANESSLTTLPIRTNGLGTSSDFSASLDSSIASSWSENLKRNSHFSWWNHQNKDRFASASGILKYLYKEIQKATQNFTTTLGQGSFGTVYKATMPTGEVVAVKVLAPNSKQGEKEFQTEVFLLGRLHHRNLVNLVGYCVDKGQRILVYQYMSNGSLANLLYGEEKELSWDQRLQIALDISHGIEYLHEGAVPPVIHRDLKSANILLDHSMRAKVADFGLSKEEIFDDRNSGLKGTYGYMDPAYISTSKLTTKSDIYSFGIIVFELITAIHPHQNLMEYVNLAAMDHDGVDEILDKQLVGKCNLEEVRQLAKIGHKCLHKSPRKRPSIGEVSQFISRIKQRRQRHLTEDNLSFASNNFSRAVSRLEDRQVELSRMPTINLTETV; translated from the exons ATGGTTCGCCAAGCTGATTTAGTCATCATTGGTGTTTCTGTTGGTTTGACCCTTGGAATTCTGATATCTTGCCTCATATTTTTCGGCATAAGGTGGTACAAGAAACGTGCTCATATTAGACGATCTGCAAATGAGTCTAGTTTAACAACTCTGCCGATACGAACAAATGGATTGGGAACAAGTAGTGACTTTAGTGCATCTCTTGATAGTTCCATAGCCTCATCATGGTCAGAAAATCTAAAGAGAAATTCCCATTTTAGTTGGTGGAATCATCAAAATAAAGATCGGTTTGCTTCAGCATCAGGCATTCTTAAGTATTTGTACAA AGAAATTCAAAAGGCCACACAAAATTTCACAACTACTTTGGGACAAGGATCATTTGGCACAGTTTATAAAGCGACAATGCCTACAGGGGAGGTTGTAGCAGTGAAGGTGCTTGCACCCAATTCCAAACAAGGGGAGAAAGAATTCCAAACAGAG GTATTTCTGCTAGGAAGACTGCATCACCGGAATCTTGTGAATTTGGTTGGATATTGTGTAGATAAAGGACAACGCATACTGGTTTATCAATACATGAGTAATGGAAGTTTAGCGAATCTTTTATATG GTGAAGAAAAGGAATTGAGTTGGGATCAAAGGCTGCAAATTGCTCTTGATATTTCACACGGAATAGAATACCTTCATGAAGGA GCAGTCCCACCTGTCATACACCGTGATTTAAAGTCTGCCAACATATTGCTAGATCACTCTATGAGAGCTAAG GTTGCTGATTTTGGGCTCTCAAAGGAAGAGATCTTTGATGACCGGAATTCTGGTCTCAAAGGTACATATGGCTACATGGATCCTGCATACATTTCCACAAGCAAGTTAACAACGAAGAGTGACATATACAGTTTCGGTATCATAGTGTTTGAGCTAATCACTGCCATCCACCCACATCAGAATTTGATGGAATATGTTAACCTT GCTGCAATGGATCATGATGGTGTAGATGAGATACTTGACAAGCAACTGGTGGGAAAATGCAATCTTGAAGAAGTGAGGCAGCTTGCTAAAATTGGACACAAATGCTTACACAAATCACCTAGGAAACGCCCCTCTATAGGTGAAGTTTCTCAGTTCATATCAAGAATAAAGCAAAGGCGACAGCGCCATCTAACAGAAGATAACTTGTCATTTGCAAGCAATAACTTTTCTCGAGCTGTGAGTCGATTAGAAGATCGACAGGTTGAACTAAGTAGGATGCCAACCATTAACCTCACAGAAACTGTATAA